Proteins from a single region of Canis lupus baileyi chromosome 35, mCanLup2.hap1, whole genome shotgun sequence:
- the RPL24 gene encoding large ribosomal subunit protein eL24: protein MKVELCSFSGYKIYPGHGRRYARTDGKVFQFLNAKCESAFLSKRNPRQINWTVLYRRKHKKGQSEEIQKKRTRRAVKFQRAITGASLADIMAKRNQKPEVRKAQREQAIRAAKEAKKAKQASKKTAMAAAKAPTKAAPKQKIVKPVKVSAPRVGGKR from the exons ATGAA GGTCGAGCTGTGCAGTTTCAGTGGGTACAAGATTTACCCCGGACATGGCAGGCGCTACGCCAGGACCGACGGGAAG GTCTTCCAGTTTCTTAACGCAAAATGCGAGTCGGCCTTCCTTTCCAAGAGGAACCCTCGGCAGATCAACTGGACTGTCCTCTACAGAAGAAAGCACAAAAAGGGACAGTCG GaagaaattcagaagaaaagaacCCGCCGTGCAGTCAAATTCCAGAGGGCCATCACTGGGGCATCTCTTGCTGATATAATGGCTAAGAGGAATCAGAAACCTGAAGTTAGGAAGGCTCAACGAGAACAGGCCATCAG GGCTGCCAAGGAAGCAAAAAAGGCTAAGCAAGCATCTAAAAAGACAGCAATGGCTGCTGCTAAG GCTCCCACAAAGGCAGCACCTAAGCAAAAGATTGTGAAGCCTGTGAAGGTTTCCGCACCCCGAGTTGGTGGAAAACGCTAA